In one Hyphomicrobium sp. 99 genomic region, the following are encoded:
- the hslV gene encoding ATP-dependent protease subunit HslV, which produces MTQLSQNAGDSSWHATTILTVRKGGRVVVAGDGQVSLGQTIIKANAKKVRRLGKGDVIGGFAGATADAFTLFERLEAKLEMYPGQLTRAAVELAKDWRTDRFLRRLEAMMIVADATTTLVLTGTGDVLEPENAIAGIGSGGNYALAAARALIDQPLDAEAIARKAMTIAAEICVYTNKNIVLETLDAAS; this is translated from the coding sequence ATGACCCAACTGAGCCAAAATGCCGGCGATTCGTCGTGGCACGCCACCACAATACTCACCGTCCGCAAGGGCGGCCGAGTTGTAGTTGCCGGTGACGGCCAAGTGAGCCTCGGCCAGACGATTATCAAAGCCAACGCCAAGAAAGTCCGCCGCCTCGGCAAGGGCGATGTGATCGGCGGTTTCGCCGGCGCGACGGCCGACGCGTTCACCCTTTTCGAGCGTCTCGAAGCCAAGCTCGAGATGTATCCCGGCCAGCTGACCCGCGCGGCCGTCGAGTTGGCCAAGGATTGGCGCACAGACCGCTTTCTGCGCCGCCTCGAGGCCATGATGATTGTCGCGGATGCGACGACCACGCTCGTCCTGACCGGCACAGGCGACGTTCTGGAGCCCGAAAACGCCATCGCGGGCATCGGTTCCGGCGGCAATTATGCGCTCGCCGCCGCCCGCGCGCTTATCGACCAGCCGCTCGACGCCGAGGCGATCGCCAGAAAGGCGATGACCATTGCCGCCGAGATCTGCGTCTATACGAACAAGAACATCGTCCTCGAAACCCTCGACGCGGCGAGCTAG
- the hisB gene encoding imidazoleglycerol-phosphate dehydratase HisB: MTGVGEIHVKQRQASITRKTKETEISATVDLDGTGAYDIATGIGFLDHMLEQLARHSLIDITLRAKGDLHIDFHHTAEDTGIVIGQAIAKALGDKAGIVRYADVHLPMDETLTRVALDVSGRPFLIWKAEFSRPKVGEMDTELFREWFQAFAQNAGITLHVENLYGENNHHIAETCYKGLARALRAAIALDPRQAGRIPSTKGMLQG; this comes from the coding sequence ATGACGGGCGTTGGAGAGATTCACGTGAAGCAACGGCAGGCCTCGATCACGCGCAAGACCAAGGAGACGGAGATCTCCGCGACCGTCGATCTCGACGGGACGGGCGCCTATGACATTGCGACGGGCATCGGCTTTCTCGATCACATGCTGGAGCAACTCGCCCGGCATTCGCTGATCGACATCACGCTCAGGGCCAAGGGCGATCTTCATATCGACTTCCACCACACCGCCGAGGACACGGGCATCGTCATCGGGCAGGCGATCGCGAAGGCGCTCGGCGACAAGGCGGGAATCGTTCGCTATGCCGACGTGCATCTGCCGATGGACGAAACGCTGACGCGCGTTGCGCTGGATGTGTCGGGACGGCCGTTCCTGATCTGGAAGGCGGAGTTCTCGCGGCCGAAGGTCGGCGAAATGGACACAGAGCTGTTCCGCGAGTGGTTTCAAGCCTTTGCGCAGAACGCGGGCATCACGCTGCACGTCGAAAACCTTTATGGCGAGAACAATCACCATATAGCCGAGACCTGCTATAAGGGTTTGGCGCGGGCGCTCAGGGCCGCTATTGCTCTCGATCCGCGGCAGGCGGGCCGTATCCCGTCGACGAAGGGCATGCTGCAGGGCTGA
- a CDS encoding DUF2628 domain-containing protein: MATYTVHEPPVSESDRVDRAVELAFVKDGFSWLTAIFPPLGFIANGLWLMAIAYLAGTGLLSYVLAQAKIDPDWIGLIIFMINIYLGFEISTLKRWMLDQKGWQMLGVVNGRSIAECERRFLESWLPGQPVIQSDTPNGSGKAATGSSGGRFWPFGAGA, translated from the coding sequence GTGGCGACATATACCGTGCACGAGCCCCCCGTTTCCGAATCCGATCGCGTCGACCGCGCGGTAGAGCTCGCGTTCGTGAAGGACGGCTTTTCCTGGTTGACGGCGATCTTTCCGCCTCTCGGCTTTATCGCCAACGGGCTGTGGCTGATGGCGATCGCTTATCTCGCCGGAACAGGCCTTCTCAGTTACGTGCTTGCACAGGCCAAAATCGATCCCGACTGGATCGGCCTGATCATTTTCATGATCAATATCTATCTCGGTTTTGAGATTTCGACCTTGAAGCGCTGGATGCTCGATCAAAAGGGCTGGCAGATGCTCGGCGTCGTCAATGGACGGTCGATCGCGGAGTGCGAACGGCGGTTCCTCGAGAGCTGGCTGCCGGGACAGCCGGTCATTCAGAGCGATACCCCGAATGGATCGGGCAAGGCGGCGACCGGGTCGAGCGGCGGACGCTTCTGGCCGTTCGGCGCGGGGGCTTAA
- a CDS encoding SRPBCC domain-containing protein: MQTHSASRVIAATPERIYVAFVNAGAVMAWRPPRGMKCQIHSFEPRPGGKYLMAFEYIGADHDLPGKTTEHADVIRGRFVELVPDQRIVEAVEFVSEDPAFSDEMTITTTLAEVPDGTKVTILCENVPVGIRPGDHEKGITSSLENLAAFIERKPASQQLDH, translated from the coding sequence ATGCAAACACACTCAGCTTCACGCGTTATCGCCGCGACGCCCGAGCGAATTTACGTGGCCTTCGTCAACGCGGGAGCCGTCATGGCATGGCGGCCGCCTCGCGGCATGAAATGTCAGATTCATTCGTTCGAGCCGCGCCCAGGCGGCAAATACCTGATGGCGTTCGAATACATTGGCGCCGATCATGATCTGCCCGGCAAGACGACCGAGCACGCCGACGTCATCCGCGGCCGCTTTGTGGAGCTGGTTCCCGACCAACGGATCGTCGAAGCCGTAGAGTTCGTAAGTGAGGATCCCGCGTTCTCGGACGAAATGACGATCACGACCACGCTGGCCGAAGTTCCGGACGGCACCAAGGTCACGATCCTTTGCGAGAACGTGCCGGTTGGGATACGACCCGGTGATCACGAAAAGGGCATAACCTCCTCATTGGAAAATCTTGCCGCCTTTATCGAGCGAAAGCCCGCCAGCCAACAATTGGATCACTGA